The Salmo salar chromosome ssa06, Ssal_v3.1, whole genome shotgun sequence genome window below encodes:
- the bmp2 gene encoding Bone morphogenetic protein 2 precursor has product MVAVFRSLMVLLLAQVLLGGAAGLIPEVGRRKYSESEKQSPEQSDNFLNEFELRLLNMFGLKRRPNPSRQAVVPQYMVDLYRMHSLNGDHSTKRPRSMGRHAERAASKANTIRSFHHEESMEALASLKGRTTQQFFFNLTSIPGEELITSAELRVYRDQVLGATAAPTSNTSHNSSNSSSTSAGGFHRINVYEVFGAPASPRGEPLTRLLDTRLVQDSLSRWESFDVSPAVSQWASGGRHNHGFLVEMLHPDTLGGEEGQRQRRHVRVSRSLHGDQNSWPQARPLLVTYGHDRQGNAVLHRDKRQAAGHRKQRKKHQHKANCRRHALYVDFSDVGWNEWIVAPPGYHAFYCHGECPFPLADHLNSTNHAIVQTLVNSVNSNIPRACCVPTELSPISLLYLDEYEKVILKNYQDMVVEGCGCR; this is encoded by the exons ATGGTCGCCGTGTTTCGTTCTCTCATGGTACTGCTGCTGGCTCAGGTGTTGCTGGGAGGCGCTGCGGGACTAATCCCCGAGGTTGGCCGGAGGAAGTACAGTGAGTCCGAGAAGCAGAGCCCGGAGCAGTCGGATAACTTTCTCAACGAGTTCGAGCTGCGGCTCCTCAATATGTTCGGACTTAAGCGGAGGCCGAACCCGAGCAGACAGGCTGTGGTGCCTCAGTACATGGTGGACCTGTACCGTATGCATTCGTTGAACGGAGACCACAGCACTAAACGGCCCCGGAGCATGGGGAGGCACGCAGAGAGAGCCGCCAGCAAGGCCAACACGATTAGAAGCTTTCACCATGAAG agtccatggagGCTCTGGCCAGTCTGAAGGGCAGGACAACCCAGCAGTTCTTCTTCAACCTCACCTCCATCCCTGGAGAAGAGCTTATCACCTCTGCAGAGCTCCGGGTATACAGGGACCAGGTCCTGGGGGCCACAGCAGCTCCCACCAGTAACACCAGTCACAACAGCAGTAACAGCTCCAGTACCAGTGCTGGTGGCTTCCATCGTATCAACGTGTACGAGGTGTTTGGAGCCCCTGCGTCTCCCCGTGGGGAACCCCTGACACGCCTCTTGGACACGCGGCTGGTGCAGGACTCTCTGAGCCGCTGGGAGAGCTTTGACGTCAGCCCCGCCGTGTCACAGTGGGCCTCCGGGGGGCGCCACAACCACGGCTTCCTGGTTGAGATGCTCCACCCAGACACCCTGGGGGGCGAAGAGGGCCAAAGACAGAGACGACACGTCAGGGTAAGCCGCTCCCTCCACGGGGACCAGAACTCATGGCCCCAGGCTCGCCCCCTGCTGGTGACCTACGGTCATGACAGACAGGGGAATGCGGTGCTGCACAGGGACAAGAGACAGGCAGCAGGCCACAGGAAACAGAGGAAGAAGCACCAACACAAGGCCAACTGCCGCAGACATGCCCTCTACGTGGACTTCAGCGACGTGGGCTGGAATGAGTGGATAGTTGCACCCCCTGGCTACCACGCCTTCTACTGCCACGGGGAGTGCCCCTTCCCATTGGCCGACCACCTCAACTCCACCAACCACGCCATCGTTCAGACGCTGGTCAACTCTGTGAACTCCAACATCCCCCGGGCGTGCTGCGTGCCCACAGAGCTTAGCCCCATATCACTGCTCTAT